A single region of the Triticum dicoccoides isolate Atlit2015 ecotype Zavitan chromosome 2B, WEW_v2.0, whole genome shotgun sequence genome encodes:
- the LOC119363403 gene encoding chitin-inducible gibberellin-responsive protein 1: protein MDLHQLFKYRLTGANVFCEIPTENNLANSSWQTSPLKLEFSNSPYTPLSTQLECDNLSALSNTPDNQSSTETISAQPISPLEADSSYIKAGSIRENIQVRPDPLYATSRHNMQQTLRDIENVLMAPDADDATTSTKHEFEDTKPAQLMRQRSRTWSHESRQPLPGVVRPHFASGGYPTASYEFRPEKRQRELRDDRQHIVKELLTKCAEALSEDRTEEFLKLVQEARGTVSINGEPIQRLGAYLLEGLVARHGNSGTNIYRALKCREPESKELLSYMKILYNICPYFKFGYMAANGAIAEALRSEDNIHIIDFQIAQGTQWITLIQALAARPGGPPHVRITGIDDPVSEYARGEGLEIVGNMLTSMSKEFNIPLEFTPLPVYATQVTKEMLKIRPGEAVAVNFTLQLHHTPDESVDVNNPRDGLLRMVKGLSPKVTTLVEQESHTNTTPFLMRFLETMDYYSAMFESIDANLPRDSKERISVEQHCLAKDIVNIIACEGKDRVERHELLGKWKSRLSMAGFKPYPLSSYVNSVIKKLLACYSDKYTLEEKDGAMLLGWKSRKLISASAWH from the coding sequence ATGGATTTGCACCAGCTATTCAAGTACAGATTGACTGGTGCTAACGTCTTCTGCGAAATTCCCACAGAGAACAATTTAGCGAACTCTTCCTGGCAAACTAGTCCACTGAAGTTAGAGTTCAGCAACTCTCCATACACCCCTCTTTCTACCCAGCTTGAGTGTGACAATTTGTCTGCTCTTAGCAACACTCCAGATAACCAGAGCTCTACTGAAACCATTTCAGCCCAACCAATCTCCCCGCTTGAAGCAGACAGCTCATACATAAAGGCAGGTAGCATCCGTGAGAACATCCAAGTGAGACCTGATCCATTGTATGCAACATCAAGACATAATATGCAACAGACTTTGCGTGACATTGAGAACGTTCTGATGGCACCTGATGCTGATGATGCAACAACGAGCACAAAGCATGAGTTTGAGGACACCAAGCCTGCTCAGCTCATGCGGCAGCGGTCGAGGACATGGAGCCATGAGTCACGACAGCCGTTGCCTGGAGTTGTTCGGCCACACTTTGCATCTGGTGGATACCCCACGGCAAGCTATGAGTTCCGCCCAGAGAAACGACAAAGGGAGTTAAGGGACGATCGACAACACATTGTGAAGGAACTATTAACCAAGTGCGCTGAGGCATTAAGTGAGGACAGGACAGAGGAGTTCCTAAAGCTTGTTCAGGAGGCTCGTGGGACTGTTTCAATTAACGGGGAACCAATCCAGCGTCTAGGTGCTTACCTACTTGAGGGTTTGGTTGCTAGGCATGGGAACTCTGGCACAAACATCTACCGTGCTCTGAAATGCCGGGAGCCGGAGAGCAAGGAGCTTCTCTCCTACATGAAGATTTTATACAATATCTGTCCTTACTTCAAGTTTGGATACATGGCAGCTAATGGGGCGATTGCAGAGGCATTGAGAAGTGAGGACAACATCCACATAATTGATTTTCAGATTGCTCAAGGGACTCAATGGATCACACTGATACAAGCTCTAGCTGCAAGGCCTGGGGGTCCACCTCATGTGCGGATCACTGGAATAGATGACCCGGTGTCAGAGTATGCCCGAGGTGAAGGCCTGGAGATAGTTGGAAACATGCTGACAAGCATGTCTAAAGAGTTCAATATACCTTTGGAGTTTACACCTCTACCTGTCTATGCTACTCAAGTCACAAAGGAAATGCTTAAGATCAGACCAGGTGAAGCAGTTGCTGTCAACTTCACCCTCCAGCTGCACCATACCCCAGACGAGAGTGTGGATGTCAACAACCCACGGGACGGGTTGCTCCGGATGGTGAAAGGGCTGTCCCCGAAGGTGACCACGTTGGTGGAACAGGAGTCGCACACCAACACGACGCCTTTCTTGATGAGGTTTTTGGAGACCATGGATTACTACTCCGCCATGTTCGAGTCTATCGACGCCAACTTGCCTCGAGACAGCAAAGAGAGGATAAGTGTGGAGCAACACTGCCTGGCCAAGGACATCGTGAACATCATCGCCTGCGAGGGGAAGGACAGAGTGGAGAGGCATGAGCTGCTTGGCAAGTGGAAATCAAGGCTGAGCATGGCGGGCTTCAAGCCTTACCCGCTGAGCTCGTATGTGAACTCGGTGATCAAGAAGCTCCTCGCGTGCTACTCGGACAAGTACACGCTGGAGGAGAAGGATGGGGCAATGCTCTTGGGCTGGAAGAGCAGGAAGTTGATATCTGCCTCTGCGTGGCACTGA